A section of the Meles meles chromosome 8, mMelMel3.1 paternal haplotype, whole genome shotgun sequence genome encodes:
- the LOC123948612 gene encoding olfactory receptor 4P4-like, with product MDQSNNVTVFILMGLSKNKNIETLCFVLFLFCYIAICGGNLLIMISIMCTPLIEQPMYFFLNYLSLSDLCYTSTVTPKLMTDLLAERKTISYSNCMTQLFTTHLFGGVEIFILTGMAYDRYVAICKPLHYTVIMSRERCNTIITACCTGALIHSASQFLLTIFLPFCGPNEIDHYFCDVYPLLKLACTDTYRIGLLVVVNSGLIALMTFVILMVSYFLILYTLRAYPAESRSKALSTCTSHVTVVVLFFAPALFIYIRPATTFPEDKVFALFYTIIAPMFNPLIYTLRNTEMKNALRKVWCRHILLEGE from the coding sequence ATGGATCAAAGCAATAATGTCACTGTATTCATTCTCATGGGACTTTCcaaaaacaagaacattgaaacactttgttttgtattatttttattttgctacatTGCTATTTGTGGGGGAAACTTGCTCATCATGATTTCTATCATGTGCACTCCGCTAATTGAGCaacccatgtactttttccttaATTACCTATCACTCTCCGACCTTTGCTACACGTCCACTGTGACACCCAAACTAATGACTGACTTACTGGCAGAAAGGAAGACCATTTCCTACAGTAACTGCATGACACAACTCTTTACCACACATTTATTTGGAGGTGTGGAGATCTTCATCCTCACAgggatggcctatgaccgctatgtggccatctgtaagcCCCTACACTACACCGTCATCATGAGCAGAGAGAGGTGTAACACTATCATCACAGCCTGCTGTACTGGGGCATTAATCCACTCTGCCAGTCAGTTCCTCCTCACCATCTTCCTACCCTTCTGTGGCCCCAATGAGATAGATCACTACTTCTGCGACGTGTATCCTTTACTGAAGCTGGCCTGCACGGACACATACAGAATTGGTCTCTTGGTCGTTGTAAATTCAGGACTGATTGCTCTGATGACTTTTGTGATTTTGATGGTGTCCTATTTTCTGATATTATACACCCTTAGGGCTTACCCTGCAGAGAGCCGCTCCAAAGCTCTTTCCACCTGCACTTCCCACGTCACAGTTGTGGTTCTGTTCTTTGCACCTGCGCTATTCATTTACATTCGCCCTGCCACAACTTTCCCAGAAGACAAAGTGTTTGCTCTTTTCTACACCATCATTGCCCCCATGTTCAACCCTCTGATCTACACACTGAGAAACACGGAGATGAAGAACGCGTTGAGGAAAGTGTGGTGCCGTCATATACTTTTGGAAGGAGAGTAG